The DNA segment GATGCGACATTCTCGTTGTTGTGGTGCTAAACCAATGACTGAGCGTGTAGTGGGCTGATAGGGAATTTCATGGGCAGAAACCAAGCCCACTTGTATCTGAAAACTAAATGTACTCCCCACCCCCACAGCACTACTGACGCTAATATCACCCCCCATCAGTTGTACGTATTTGCGGCTAATAGCCAAACCCAATCCTGTACCTTGTTGGGATTTTCGTCCGGCTTCCGTTTGTCCAAATGCTTCAAACAATACACATACTTCATCATCACAGATGCCGATGCCAGTATCTTGTATTTCAAATATTAGGGACTGGGGATTAGTGATTGGGGATTGGGTGTTAGGTATGGAGAGATGAGTTTTGGTATCTTCCTCAGTCCCCAGTCCCCAGTCCCCAGTCCCCATCTTTACCCGTAAGATGATACTGCCCGTTTCGGTGAACTTGATGGCATTACCTAAGATATTGAGTAAGACTTGACGTAGTTTACTTTCGTCAGCTTGGATATGTTGGGCTATGTTAGGGGCGTATTCAAATTTGAGGTGTAAACCTTTGGCTGTGGCTCGGCCTTGCATCATTTCTTGCAAGTTATCCAACAGGTGAATTAAATCAAAGCTATTAATGTTTAAGGTGGTTCTACCTGCTTCGATTTTGGACATTTCTAGAACGTCGTTGATCAAGTCTAGTAAATGTTCTCCTGCACGGTTAATAATCGTTAGGTTCTGTTGGTTGTCTTTCGACAGTGTTTTGTCATGGCTCATGATTTGTGTGAAGCCTAAAATTGCGTTGAGTGGTGTCCGCAATTCGTGGCTCATGTTGGCGAGGAATTCGCTTTTGGCTCGGTTTGCTGCATCTGCGGCGATCGCAGCTGCTTCTAGGGCTTGTGATTGTCTTTGGGTTTGTGTCAGCAGTTGTGCTTGCTGCAATGCAACTTCTAACTGATTGCCGATTTGAATGACGATGTTAATTTCGCCAGTTTTCCATTGACGAGGGCCAGAGTTTTGGTAAGTTGCTAATAATCCCCAAACTTGGTCACCAGATAGAATAGGGACGATAATATAAGCCTTTGCTTGCAAGCGCTCTAAAAATTCAATGTAGCAGGAACCAAATCCAGCTTGATAAATGTCTGCAACGCAGAGAAAATTTTTGTCTGGGGTAGCTTGTGGCGTATATTCTAACAACTTGGCCAGACAACTTTGGTCTTTCGCTGTATTTTCCGTCAGATGGGGTACATTTTTTTGTTTTTCGATGAGGGAAATCCAACCTTTCCCCCAAGATTCGGCGACAAATTCACCACTCCCCTGGGAGTCGAAACGATAAACCACGGCGCGATCGCAGTTGAGGACTTGTCTTAGTTCTTCGGTGGTGGCAGCAAATATGGTATCTAAATCTAGGGTTTGGCGCATTCGTTGAATAACTTGGGCGATCGCTCTTTCCCTCTCGATGCTTTCTTTGAGCGCTTCTTCTGCTCGCTTGCGTAAGCGCAGCTCGTCGTAGACATCGCTAATTTCTACTATCACTTTACCCACACCAGAAAGCTGATTACCCTCCCCAGGAATGGGAAAATAAGAAACTAAAAAGTGGCGTAGGCTATCTGCTTGGTTGACTGCGGGAAGACTCAATTCTACATTCAGAATTGGTTGACCAGTTAAGAGTACTTTTTGGCACAATGGTGTGACTAGAGGCGCGATTCGGGGTGCTATCTCTTCCAGAGTCTTGCCAATATGTTCTTGAGCAGGTTTACCGTGAATATGTGCTATTAACTCATTAATTTGCACAAACCGTAGTTGATTATCTAAAATGCTCATACCCACAGGAGCGCCACTGAAAAAGGCATTGAGACGAGCTTCTCGCAATTCTAGTTCTTTTTCTAAAATTTTTCGCTCTGTTATATCTTTGGTCGTGCCTGTCATCCGTAAAGGCTGACCCTGCTCGTTGCGTTCCACAATCTGGCCACGAGACTGTACCCATTTCCAACCCCCGGCGGCGCAACGCATCCGAAATTCCATTTCATAAACGGGGGTAACACCTTGCAAATGAGCGGTGATTGCTGATTTGACTGTGGCTAAATCTTCAGGATGCAACAATTGCTCGATGACTCGTTCATCATCTTCTATATCCTCTTGTGTGTAACCTAACATCTTTTGCCACTGCCAGTCCCGATAAATTTTACCAGTGGTAATATTCCAATCCCATAACCCTAAATCGCTGGCTTCTAAGGCTAGTTGTAAACGTTCTTCGCTGTTTCGGTGAGCAGACTCTATTAACTTGCGTTCAATCAAGCTACCTAATTGGGTAGCTACAGCACCCAGTAGCATGAGTAAACGTTTATCTACTGGGATAGAACTGCGCTTGAAAAATATTAAAACTGCCAAAACTTCTTTTCCAGCAATAATTGGAATACCAAAACCTGCTTTTAAACCTACTTTGGCTGCTTGTGGCGATCGCAAAAATTGTCCTTGCTTGACCAGAGAAACATCTTCAATCCATTCGGATTGTTTGGTTTGCCAAACTCGTCCTGGTAGTCCTTCACCTGGTGCAATTCTCAGATTTTGACTTTGATGACAAAATTCTTCTAAACTTGCTTCCTCGCAGTAACAAACCAAACTATGTTCTAAAACATGAGATTCTCGATTGGGTGTCCATGCTTCCCCAAAATCCCAGCCAATGGTTTGGCAAATTACCCGCAATACTAGGGTTAATGCACTTTTCACGTCAACTGCACGGGCGATCGCTTGGGTTGTTAATAGTAATAAACGGCTTTCCGCTTCGGCTTGCTTGCGTTCTGTAATATCTTTTGCTGTACCCAGGATGTACTTTTGTCCATCAATTTCAATCATTTCCGCACTAAACAGCGTCGTTTTAATTTCTCCATTGCTAGTGCGAAAATCGACTTCATGATTGCGGATGGCTTTGGCTTTTTCGAGAATTTGGGACAGAAAATGGCACTCTTCTAGATTTACCCAAATATTTAATTCTTTATCGGTGTTACCAATGACTTGAGAACGAGAATAACCAAATAAGCGACAAAAACTGTCGTTAACTTCGATATAACGTGTTTCTGGATAAGTACACAGAGCGATGGGGTCAGGGGATGCTCTGAAGGCTGATGCTAGTTTTTGTTCTGAAATGCGATGTGCTGCTTCTGCACGCTGGCGTTCCCGTGCTTCTAAGGCTAAGGACACCAAATTAGTTAAAGAACGAGCAAAATTTTGGTCTTCGGGTGTCCAGTGATGAGGTAATTTTACTGCTTCCAAACATAAAACCCCCACAGTTTTACCTGCTAGACGAATGGGTGTATCTAGCATGGCTGTGATATTCAAAGGAGTGAGGTAAGATTGAGCAAATTCTTTGGTTCTAGGATCTGTATAAGCATCATCTACGGCGATCGCTTCATCTTGATGTAAGGCTTGAAAATAAGTGGGATACTCTTTTGCTGATAAAGACAGTCCTGCACTGTGTTGATTGCGACTATATTCAAATAGATCAGCACATTGAATTTTCGTAAGTGTTTCGTCATATAACCAAATGCTTGCTCGCTCTATACCTAAATTATGAGCAGCAACATTTGTAATTTCCGCCAGGGCTGTTTTTAAATTACCTTGATATAGGACTTGATTTTTTGCCAGTTTCGTTAATACTAAATTATGTTTGTACAGCTTGACAGCATTAATCTGGTATTCCTGCGTATTGTTTTTTGATCTTGTAATCTTGTTATTACTACTTACTAGCGACTGGGAGTTTAATGATTGATTAATACTTTCTTCGTTATTTAAGTCTGATAGTTGAAAACAACATTCTTTTTTATTACTTATGACATTATGATTCACTGCGTTATTCAACGATATTAAACCGTTCCCAATTGGAAACGGCTCATGATATTCTTCTAATTGGTTTTTCTGTTGGCTGGAAATTTTTAATTGATTTCTCATCCGTAAAAACAATTCTTCTTGGCATAATGGCTTACTAATAAAGTCAGATACGCCTATTTGGAAATAACTACTATATTCGGAAAGCTGGTCAATATAGGTTAGTAAGAGAATAGATATATTTTGGAGGGTTTCTTCAGCTTTTAAATTTTGGCAAAAATAATGTCCGTCTATTTTATCAATGGAACTATCTATTAAAATGATATCGGGCATTAATTCACTAACACTACTGATTGATATTTTAGCAGTGCCAACCCTTTGTAATAAGTACTTTGTTTCTGCTAAAAACCCCGACAAACAGTGCCAATTTTCCAAAGAATTATCAATTAATAAAACTTTTGTTCGTTGATAATCTATGAGCATACTATCAAATTAAGCAGCAAATTTTAAAAGAGATAAACGAACTAAAAAATTAAAATTTTATCAAAATCATCAATTTGGCGATATTTTCGCCAAAACAACTCAATTAATAATGATTGTCCCCATAATTATTCACAACTATAACGCACATTTGTTACATAAATGACAAAAGACTAGTGAGTATGGAGAACAGAGAAAGAATGAGAACTTTTAACTGTTGCGGTGTATGACCAGCCTCACAAGTTCCTCATGTTATAGCTATAAATTTTTGCTAATGACTCTTAGGCGATCGCCATTACGGTGATAGAACAAATATGAGTGCTATGCAATCCCCCAAAAATTTTAGTTGTTCCTCTGTGTATGGGCCTGTCAAATCTTGGCGATTTGGAAATTCTCTTGGTATCGATCCCATTGGGGTTGTGTCTACTTGCTCATTTAACTGCGTCTACTGTCAGTTAGGGCAAATTCAAACACATACCAGTCAGCGTCAGATTTTTGTACCCACAAGCCAATTATGGGAGGATTTGCAAGCACTTGCACCTTATGACCAGGTAGATGTCGTCACCCTCAGTGGCAGTGGCGAACCTACTTTAGCACTAAATTTAGAGGAAATTTTGGCGATCGCAAAACAGGTAACACAAAGGCCAACAGTAGTCTTAACCAACAGTACTTTGCTGAGTGACATTAAAGTCCGTCATGCTTTGCAATCAGCAGATATTGTGGCTGTTAAATTAGATGCTATTTCGTCAAATCAATTGCAGCGCATCAATCAACCTGTAGCGACAATTAAGCTACCGCACATCATGGCAGGTATTGAGCAATTTCGAGAGGAATATCAAGGGAATCTCGCTATTCAAACTATGGTGTTATCTCCCTGGACAACGGAAATGATAGAGATTTACATCCAAAAAATAGAACGTCTAAATCCTCAGGAAATTCAACTGAACGTTCCTACTCGCCCCCGTGTTTTAGTTCGACAATTAGATGCTAGGGGAAATAATGCGATTGAATCCGTCTCAGATAGTATACGTCAACTTAAATGTCTCAGTGCGAATATCCTCAAGCCACTGGCTGACACAATCCACTATGCCACAAAAATTCCCGTACGTTGCGCTCCGATAAACTAGGGGTGTGGGGGTAAATCTGTCTTTCCCTTACACCCACCGCCAACAATATTTCTGTGTCGTTCAACTAGTTAACAACTAACGCTTCCAAGGAGAAACCAATGGAAACTCAGTCAACCAACCCACCAATTACACTTCCAGAAATTCCCCCTGGCTATCTCAACATTATGGGTTACATCGATGAGTCAGAGGTAAATGGCCCTGGCTGTCGAGCAGTGGTTTGGGTACAAGGTTGTCCCCGTGAATGTCCAGGATGTTTTAATCCTGATTCGTGGACGTTTGAAATCAATCAACTAGTTTCTGTAGATTCTCTTGTTGAGCAAATTCTCAGCAAACCGCAAAATCAAGGTGTGACATTTTCTGGTGGAGAACCTTTTCATCAAGCAATAGCATTGGCGGAATTAGCTCGTAAGCTGAAAGCTGCTGGTTTAAGTGTCATGTCTTTTACAGGCTTCACCCTGAAACAATTACAATCTGAATCAGCGCCTCCTGGTTCTCAAGCATTATTAGAACAACTCGATATTTTAATTGATGGGCCATTTGTGGAGTCTCTAGCGATTAATTCTCCCGATTCTCCTGTTTCTTCCAAAAATCAAAAAGTTCATGTTTTTAACCCCGCCTTTGTAGATAAAGTTACCTGGGCTAGTGATCAAATAGAAGTTCACATTCTCAAAGATGGAAACCGCATTGTTACTGGTTATCAAGGTTGGTTGGAATTGACTTGACAATAGTTGATGGTTGATTGTTGATTGTTGACTGTTGGCTGTTGAATATAGAACTGACGAACTCAAATGCTCTAAGTGATCTTAATGTAGCGACTGTCTTGAAAGTCAAGCGATCGTTAACAAAAACCGGGACTCTGAACATTGACGCAACTGGGGAACGCTGCGCTAGATTCTGCGGTGGCTGGTACGGGCAAAAAGACTTGTGGCTCTTGGCTAAGATGGTAGCAGCCCGCACCAGCCACTCCGCTTCGCCGCAGAATCTTCCCCAGTTGCTGGATTTCCCGTGAAGATAAAAAAGAGCATCAAAAATTGACCCAAATGCGGCAATAGGATCATCAGGGAGAGTATTTCCAAGTATAAAAACGGTCAATTGTGATTAAGCGTTGGGAATGGGTTGTAAGTTGTCAGTAACACGCCAAGGTAAATTATCCCGAACCATTGCATTTAAAATGACTAACATTTTATGAACGCAAGCAGTGAGAGCTAATTTTTTCGATTTACCACGTTCGACAAGACGCTCATAAAAGGCCTTGATAACCGGATTATGACGCATAGCAACAACAGCACCCATATAAAGAGTGGCACGAACATGAGCGCGACCGCCATTAATCATGCGCTTACCTTTGTGTTGACCACTATCATGATTGATAGGTGCAACACCAACTAAGCGAGAAATTTGTTTGGCAGTGAGTTGACCGAGTTCTGGCAAATCAGAAACCAGAGTTGTCGAAATAACTTGGCCAATACCAGGAGTAGTTTTGAGTAAATTAACTTTTTCAATCCATTGTTGATTGTTTTGAGTTAATTGCTCAATTTCTTGATTGAGTTGTTTGAGACGTTCGTCAAGATATTCAATGTGTGCTTCAATATCTGCCAATGCTTTACCACGGGCGCGTGAGCGTCGATTTTTTTCAGCAGTTTGCATCTCAACTAATTGTCTTCGACGACTAATTAATTCTCCTAATTGACGAGATGCTTGTGACTCAATGTTTAACACTTGAGGTTTCATTGCTTCCCCAAAGTGTGCCAATATTTGTGCATCGATAGCATCTGTTTTGGCGAGTTTACCAGTGGCTTTGGCAAAATTTCGTCCTTGACGTGGATTGATTAATGCTACTGGTAGCATTGCTGCCTGTAGTTGAATGACCAGTTCTGTTTCTAATCCTCCGGTTGCTTCTAGTACGATGAGGTTCAAATCATAAAATTTTAATTGTTCAACTAAATTAAATATTTCTAGTTCTGTATTAGCAAACTTCAATGCTTTACCGATGGGACGGATATAAACATCGAGGGTCGCTTTGCTCACGTCAATGCCTACCCACACAGAGATGTTTTCCATTTTTGAATCTCAACTATTTTGTCAAGAAGTTTTTAATTCATCCCCTTGATTTCACTCATCCTTGCCCGATGCGGACTGTATACTTTAAATGTCAGTAGTTTAAAGCTTTGACCCCGGCGACTGTTCGAGTTCTGTCAAAGAGATTGTTGTGGTGACCCATGCTACAAAGCGGTCTTTAATGACCTAGGGTGCGACGGTCTACCACTTCTTTTAATATACAAGGGTGCGTCAGTGTGATAGAACCTAACTATACTCAGAAATTATTCATACTGACGCACCCTACCAAACTAACGACTAATAATGTTGACTTTGACGCAACTTGTAACACCCAATCCTGATGTAGCAATCACTTTAACTTTGTTTCTCACAGCAGAAGAACGCTGTCGTAGTCGTCACCGCTTTGAGACAGAAGATGGTCAGGTTGTGTTTTTGCGTTTACCTAGAGGTACACTTTTGCAGGATGGGGATATTCTCCAAGATGAAACCAATGGCAATTTAATCAGAATCGCGGCTAAACCAGAACCAGTATTAACGGCGGTTGCTCAAACTCAACTTTTATTAATGCGAGCAGCCTATCATTTAGGTAATCGTCATGTACCTGTAGAGATTACCCCGACTTATTTACGCTTATCGCCAGATACCGTTTTGCGGACAATGTTGGAACACATGGGGTTAGAAATTACCGCAGAAATTCTCCCCTTTCAGCCAGAATTGGGAGCTTATGGACACCACCACCCTCACTGATCACCATTTTTTACATATTTTACAACTAGCTAGTTCTGCTTTACCTGTGGGAGCCTATAGCTATTCGGAGGGACTAGAAACGCTTGTAGAAAATGGGACAATTACTAGTCAATCAACTCTGCAACAATGGTTAGAGGCTGAACTAAGTTATGGGGCGATTCGTCTAGAAGCTGCGGTGATGGTGAGAGCCTATCAAGCTGCCACAATGGATGATATGGAAACCTTATGCTATTGGAATCTGTGGTTATCTGCGGCGAGGGAAACCCAAGAATTACGCAATTCTAGCTGGCAAATGGGGCGATCGCTCATGCAGTTACTTGGTAAAATACAACCAGAAATTCTACCTTTAGCCAATGCTGTAGGTAATCCTTGTAATTATGCGATCGCTTTTGGAATTGCCTCTGCACATTGGCAAATTAATATTCAAGCCGCCTTATTAGCATATCTGCATAGTTGGGCAACTAATTTAATTACGGCTGGTGTCAAACTCATCCCCCTCGGACAAACAGCAGGACAAGAATTATTACTCCAGTTGCAACCGTTAATTAGTCATGCAACAGTGGAAATTATGTCTTTAAAAGATGACGAACTCAGTTGTTGTAGTTGGGGTCTATCTTTAGCCAGTATGCAGCACGAAACCCAATATACAAGGTTGTTTAGGAGTTGACGGTTGACAGTTAACAGTTAACAGTTAACAGTTAACAGTTAACAGTTTACTATTGACTTATGAATGCTTTTCGTGTTGGGGTAGCAGGCCCAGTGGGTTCGGGGAAGACGGCTTTAGTTGATGCTTTGTGTAAAGCATTGCGCGATCGCTATAAGCTGGCAGTGGTGACAAATGATATATATACTCAAGAAGATGCCCAATTTTTGGTACGTTCTCAAGCTTTGACAAGCGATCGCATTTTAGGCGTAGAGACAGGCGGTTGTCCACACACAGCGATTCGGGAAGATGCTTCCATGAATTTGGCAGCAATTGAACAGCTAGAACAGCGTTTCACCGATTTAGATTTAGTCTTTTTAGAAAGCGGTGGAGATAATTTAGCTGCTACCTTTAGTCCTGAATTAGTAGATTTAACAATTTACGTAATTGATGTAGCTGCCGGTGACAAAATCCCCCGCAAAGGTGGGCCAGGAATTACCAAATCTGACTTATTAGTAATTAATAAAACTGACCTAGCCCCATACGTTGGCGCAGATTTAAGCGTTATGGAAAGAGACGCAAAAAAAATGCGCGGCGATAAACCCTTTATTTTTACTAATTTAAAAACTCAACAAGGACTCAACGATGTAATTGAATTTGTTTGTAATCATATCTGTCCTGTGTAGAGGTAAGCAGAAGCAGGGGAACTTACTCAAATATTTCCCCCCCTTCCTTCTGCCCCAATTTCTAACATTTACCATTCCCTACTCCCAGGACTTTCGGTGCGTCCACCTGTAAGGTCATCTGCTCAGAACGCACGGTTAAAAAAGAATTACCTAAGCCCATACTAGAAAAAGGGCTGGTAGTAGGAACATCCAAGCTAGAGCCTATAAAACCAACTAAAGCTTCAAATTTAGCAGTAAATGTCAGTAAATCGTTAGCCAGCCTACTAAAACCCGGTACAGCTAACTTTTGCCGCCATGCCAAACTTTGTTGGTCGTAGTTAAGAGTACACAATTGTTGGTTTCCCTGATGGACTGTAACGGATTTTTCCTGCCAAGTAAATTCGGCAAATTCCTTTGGTAATCCCCAAATTTCTCGACCGCCAGCTACAGAGTCAGCATTATCTACATATATATGAGAAATCCAACCACCGATTTTTCCCTTATCAGCCACCACAGCTAAAGCTACAATTAACTCGCTATACTCCAGCACCGAGCCAGAACCGTAAGATGATAGATATACTGTGGCGATGGTTTTACCCGGCCAGACAGAGAACAGGTTTAACCCGGTGGGAATTAGTGAGCGCACTTGGTCAATATTCACCAAATGCAAAGTTTCGATAGCAAAACCTTTAAGTGTCCAAGGTGCTAGTGGATATGGCATAGCTTTATTTACCACGTAAAAGGATGATGGGTATTGGGTACTAAGTAGTAGAGATAATCTTACCCAATCCCCAATTCCTATTCCCTAAAGATTACCTTCAATCAACAGGCGATACTCACTCTTTTGCTTAACACCTTTAACTTCTTTCACCAGTTCTTTATCCTTAAAGAACTGAACAGTTGGTGTGCCGGTTACCCCAGCATTTTCGGCAATATCGCGGTCTTGGTCGATATCGATTTCCACAAAGTGGATTTTGCTGTCAAATTCATCAACCACTTTATTTAAGATTGGCTTGAGGGTATGGCAAGGCCCACAACCAGGGGAGACATATTTGACAATGAGTAGGCGATCGCTTTCATGGAATAATTTCCTTAAAGCATAACCACCAGCATGACGAGTTGCATTCACATCAAATCCCGCTTCTTGTTCCGCTTCGGTTTTCTGCGCTACTGGCTGAGTTTCTAACTCATTATTGATTGTTGCTTCTTGATGGAACTCTTGAATCAACGCATTCGCAGACAACCAGCGCTCTGCTAATAGCGCTGCCGCGCAGCCACTACCAGCCGCCGTAATTGCTTGGCGATACTCATGGTCTTGTACGTCACCCGCCGCGAAGACACCCTCTACACTGGTTTCTGGTGAACCATGTTTGGTGACAACATAACCAATTTCATCCAGTTCTAGTTGTCCCTGAAATAAGGAAGTGTTGGGCTTGTGACCAATAGCGTAGAATAAACCTTTGGCGTGTACGTTGGTTTCTTCCCCAGTCTGATTATTGCGGACTTTCACCCCATCCATGTGACCATTACCAAACACATCCACAACTTCTGTGTTCCAATGCACTTGGATTTTGGGGTTACTCAAAACGCGGTCTTGCATCGCTTTAGAAGCCCGCATCTTTTCAGAACGCACCAACAAATTAACCTTCGAACCGTACTTGGTGAGATATATTGATTCTTCCGCCGCCGAGTCGCCAGCACCAATCACAGCCAACTCTGCACCGTGGAAAATCGGGGTTGCACCATCACAGATTGCACAAGCCGAAATTCCCCGACTCCAAAATTCATGCTCACTAGGTAAACCCAAACGCTTGGCAGTTGCACCAGTAGCAATAATAATAGTGTGTGCCTTAACTTCTCTTTCCTCTGAGCGCACAGTAAATGGACGTTGGCTCAAATCAACTGATATAACATCTTCAGTATATAACTCAGCCCCCCAGCGCTCTGCCTGAGCCTTCATCCTATCCATTAATTCCGGCCCCGTAATCCCTTGGGGAAACCCCGGAAAGTTCTCTACCTCCGTCGTTGTCATGAGTTGCCCACCAGGCAAACCCCCAGCTTGAAAACCTTCAAATACAACGGGTTTTAGGTTAGCTCTCGCCGCATAGATAGCAGCTGTATACCCTGCTGGCCCAGAACCAATAATGACTAAGTTTTCTACAGTTGGGTTAGACATAATATTTATAACGAACTCATAACGACTACGTTTAATATAGCATAACATATCAGATCGGCAAGGGGAGTGACAAGAAAACATCTACTAGCTTGAGCCACTTCAAGATAGCTATTGGCTTTTCGCCCATCTTCCTGCGGAATCAGTGGCAACTGTTCGTGTAATATGAATTAGCTTTTCTATGTAGCAGATATAAAACGCTTTTATGAATCAATTGACAGTTAAAGATTGGACAGTCATCAAGCGGCAGCTGACTCCTTATCTGTTCTTGCTACCTGCTTTGGTTTTGTTGGGGTTAACTGTCTTTTGGCCAGCATTGCAAGCCTTTTACCTGAGTTTTACTAGCTACGAAGACTTAAGCCAACCGCCGCAGTGGATAGGTTTTAAAAACTTTCTTCGGTTGTGGAAAGATGCCGTTTTTTGGAAAACTTTAGAAAATACATTTCTTTATCTTGTTGCTGTAGTGCCGATTTTGGTGA comes from the Nostoc sp. PCC 7120 = FACHB-418 genome and includes:
- the trxB gene encoding thioredoxin-disulfide reductase, with translation MSNPTVENLVIIGSGPAGYTAAIYAARANLKPVVFEGFQAGGLPGGQLMTTTEVENFPGFPQGITGPELMDRMKAQAERWGAELYTEDVISVDLSQRPFTVRSEEREVKAHTIIIATGATAKRLGLPSEHEFWSRGISACAICDGATPIFHGAELAVIGAGDSAAEESIYLTKYGSKVNLLVRSEKMRASKAMQDRVLSNPKIQVHWNTEVVDVFGNGHMDGVKVRNNQTGEETNVHAKGLFYAIGHKPNTSLFQGQLELDEIGYVVTKHGSPETSVEGVFAAGDVQDHEYRQAITAAGSGCAAALLAERWLSANALIQEFHQEATINNELETQPVAQKTEAEQEAGFDVNATRHAGGYALRKLFHESDRLLIVKYVSPGCGPCHTLKPILNKVVDEFDSKIHFVEIDIDQDRDIAENAGVTGTPTVQFFKDKELVKEVKGVKQKSEYRLLIEGNL